One genomic segment of Cottoperca gobio chromosome 21, fCotGob3.1, whole genome shotgun sequence includes these proteins:
- the LOC115026250 gene encoding gastrin-releasing peptide receptor-like, whose amino-acid sequence MSLEDSLFITPEDSRDLVLNVSTEEQHQYNIWLPGIGIAAVYGVITIVGLVGNVTLMRTCLMVKSMWTVPNLFLSSLALGDVLLLLTCVPVDASRYLVDEWLFGRVGCKLIPFIQLSSVGVSVFTLTALSADRYKAIVKPLDIHRCRTTRSICFRAGTIWLLSLTLAIPEAVFSDLHTFTTSHTNETFVTCAPYPHAGDLHPKIHSTASFLIFYIIPLFIISVYYCFIAHSLVRSSVEIPAEGHLHLRKQIKSRKRLAKTVLVFVGLFAVCWLPSHVIYLYRSYHYDQVDTSLGHFIASVCARILAFTNSCVNPFALYLMSKNFSKHFKKQLLCCTSPRHLYSQNSGSTHITTV is encoded by the exons ATGTCTCTGGAGGATTCACTCTTTATTACACCGGAGGACAGCAGGGATCTGGTCCTGAATGTCTCCACGGAGGAGCAGCACCAGTACAACATCTGGCTCCCTGGCATCGGGATCGCTGCTGTCTACGGGGTCATCACCATCGTGGGTCTGGTGGGGAATGTCACGTTGATGAGGACGTGTCTGATGGTGAAGTCCATGTGGACGGTGCCCAACTTGTTCctgtccagcctggctctgggggacgtgctgctgctgttgaccTGCGTCCCGGTGGACGCGAGCCGCTACCTGGTGGACGAGTGGCTCTTCGGCCGCGTTGGATGCAAACTGATCCCGTTCATCCAGCTCAGCTCCGTGGGAGTCTCCGTGTTCACCCTCACGGCTCTCTCCGCTGACCG GTACAAAGCTATAGTCAAACCTCTGGACATCCACAGGTGCAGAACTACACGCAGTATCTGTTTTCGAGCCGGGACCATCTGGCTGCTCTCTCTGACTCTGGCCATTCCTGAGGCCGTCTTCTCCGACCTGCACACCTTCACCACCAGCCACACCAATGAAACATTTGTGACCTGTGCACCCTACCCCCACGCTGGGGATCTGCACCCGAAGATCCACTCCACCGCCTCCTTCCTCATCTTCTACATCATCCCGCTCTTCATCATATCTGTTTACTACTGCTTCATCGCTCACAGTCTGGTCAGGAGCTCTGTGGAAATCCCTGCTGAAGGACACCTGCACCTCCGGAAACAG ATCAAGTCCAGAAAGCGTCTGGCTAAAACTGTGCTGGTGTTTGTCGGTTTGTTTGCCGTCTGCTGGCTTCCCAGTCACGTGATCTACCTGTACCGCTCCTACCACTACGACCAGGTGGACACCTCGTTGGGACACTTCATCGCCAGCGTGTGCGCTCGCATTTTGGCCTTCACCAACTCCTGTGTGAACCCATTCGCACTCTACCTGATGAGCAAAAACTTCagcaaacactttaaaaagcaGCTCCTGTGCTGCACTTCTCCCAGACACTTGTACAGTCAGAACAGTGGGAGCACGCATATCACCACCGTCTGA
- the asb11 gene encoding ankyrin repeat and SOCS box protein 11 — translation MAATQTEVSLCSQPWQKPLYIYGGLACNSLMADFWSDRTPLHEAAYQGRLLYLRSLIAQGSHVDTLTMDGVSALHEACLGDHYACAKFLLDNGANVEAVSTDGATPLFNSCSSGSSTCVRLLLQHSASIHTPYQLASSIHEAAKKGHRECLELLLSYGAHIDMELPVVGTPLYSACMAQAADCVRVLLYSGADVRIGCGQDSPLHAAVRGGGANVVDLLLDFGADGCCRNSEGKTPLDLSSPNSAVRVAMQNKGPCSLSQLCRFCIRQSLGRSRLHRASGLFLPHSIKDFLLYQ, via the exons ATGGCTGCTACTCAAACTGAGGTTTCCCTGTGCTCACAACCTTGGCAGAAGCCCTTGTACATCTATGGGGGGTTGGCATGCAACTCACTGATGGCTG ATTTCTGGTCTGACAGAACTCCTCTTCATGAAGCCGCCTACCAAGGCAGACTGCTATACCTGAGAAGCCTCATCGCTCAG GGCTCTCATGTAGACACACTCACTATGGACGGAGTCTCTGCTCTCCATGAAGCGTGTCTCGGTGACCATTATGCGTGTGCCAAGTTCCTGCTGGACAACGGTGCAAAT GTGGAGGCAGTATCAACAGATGGCGCCACACCTCTCTTCAACTCTTGCAGCAGCGGGAGTAGCACTTGTGTCAGGCTCCTGTTGCAGCACAGTGCCTCCATCCACACCCCCTACCAGCTGGCATCGTCCATACATGAGGCTGCTAAGAAAG GTCACAGAGAGtgtctggagctgctgctgtcgtATGGAGCTCATATCGACATGGAGCTGCCGGTGGTGGGGACTCCGCTGTATTCTGCCTGCATGGCCCAGGCTGCAGACTGTGTCAGGGTGCTGCTATACTCAG GTGCAGATGTTCGTATCGGGTGTGGTCAGGACAGTCCTTTACATGCTGCAGTTCGAGGTGGAGGAGCCAACGTTGTGGATCTTTTGCTGGACTTTGGGGCTGATGGTTGTTGTAGGAACTCAGAGGGAAAAACTCCTCTGGATCTGTCATCGCCAAACAGCGCAGTGAGAGTCGCAATGCAGAATAAAG GtccctgctctctgtctcaGCTCTGTCGGTTCTGTATTCGTCAAAGTCTGGGAAGGAGTCGTCTCCACCGAGCCTCCggcctcttcctccctcacagTATCAAAGACTTCCTCCTCTACCAATGA
- the piga gene encoding phosphatidylinositol N-acetylglucosaminyltransferase subunit A — MVRRRAAVGNNPSSQSISAAPTEAAGVPSRKHNICMVSDFFYPNMGGVESHIYQLSQCLIEKGHKVVIVTHAYGRRKGVRHLTNGLKVYYLPLQVMYNQSTATTCFHSLPLMRCVFVRERITVVHAHSSFSAMGHDALFHAKTMGLNTVFTDHSLFGFADVSSVLTNKLLTVSLCDTNHTVCVSYTSKENTVLRAALNPEIVSVIPNAVDPTDFTPDPSQRQGDRITIVVVSRLVYRKGIDLLGGIIPELCLKHPDLQFLIGGEGPKRLVLEEVREKYQLHDRVRLLGALEHKDVRGVLVQGHIFLNTSLTEAFCMAILEGASCGLQVVSTRVGGIPEVLPEELITMCEPTVRALCAGLETVIARHRSGSVPSPASIHARVQHLYTWRNVAERTEKVYDRVAGEEVLPLDKRLRRLRAHCGPVAGSIFAFIAVLDFLFLLLLQWWAPDRVMDVAVDGTGPQGMCRQPPSGKVGDVLKVP; from the exons ATGGTCCGAAGGAGAGCGGCAGTTGGGAATAACCCTTCATCTCAGAGTATCTCTGCAGCTCCTACAGAGGCGGCTGGGGTCCCCAGCAGGAAGCACAACATCTGCATGGTGTCCGACTTCTTCTACCCGAATATGGGAGGAGTAGAAAGTCACATTTACCAGCTATCCCAGTGTTTGATTGAAAAGGGACATAAGGTGGTAATTGTTACACACGCCTACGGCAGGAGGAAGGGTGTCAGGCACCTGACCAACGGACTGAAGGTCTACTACCTCCCCCTGCAGGTTATGTACAACCAGTCCACAGCCACCACCTGCTTCCACAGTCTCCCACTGATGcgctgtgtgtttgtaagagAACGCATCACCGTTGTGCATGCACACAGCTCGTTCTCCGCCATGGGCCATGATGCACTGTTCCACGCAAAAACCATGGGCCTGAACACG GTGTTCACTGACCACTCACTCTTTGGCTTTGCTGATGTGAGCTCCGTGCTGACCAACAAGCTTCTGACTGTGTCGCTGTGTGACACAAACCACACTGTGTGCGTGTCGTACACCAGTAAGGAGAACACGGTGCTCCGTGCAGCACTCAACCCAGAGATTGTGTCTGTTATTCCCAACGCTGTCGACCCTACGGACTTCACCCCTGACCCCTCTCAGCGCCAAGGCGACAGGATCACTATTGTTGTTGTCAGCCGTCTGGTCTACCGCAAAG GTATCGACCTTCTTGGTGGAATAATCCCAGAGCTCTGCCTCAAACATCCAGATCTGCAATTCCTGATCGGTGGAGAGGGACCAAAGAGGCTTGTGCTggaggaagtgagagagaaatacCAACTACATGACAG GGTGCGTCTGCTGGGGGCTTTGGAGCATAAAGATGTTCGTGGAGTTCTGGTGCAGGGTCACATCTTCCTCAACACGTCTCTGACTGAAGCGTTCTGCATGGCCATTTTAGAAGGAGCCAGCTGTGGACTGCAG gTTGTTAGCACTCGTGTGGGGGGCATTCCTGAGGTGCTGCCTGAGGAGTTGATTACCATGTGTGAGCCTACTGTGCGGGCGTTGTGTGCTGGTTTGGAGACAGTCATCGCCCGGCATCGCTCAGGCTCTGTCCCCTCCCCCGCCTCTATCCATGCTCGTGTGCAACACCTCTACACCTGGAGAAACGTTGCTGAAAGGACTGAAAAG GTGTACGACCGTGTGGCCGGGGAGGAGGTGCTTCCCCTGGACAAACGGTTACGGAGGCTGAGGGCTCACTGCGGCCCCGTGGCTGGCTCCATCTTTGCATTCATCGCTGTTTTagacttcctcttcctgctgcttCTGCAGTGGTGGGCGCCAGATAGGGTCATGGACGTCGCTGTGGACGGCACCGGCCCTCAAGGAATGTGCAGGCAGCCCCCCAGCGGTAAAGTCGGAGATGTTCTAAAAGTGCCGTGA